Proteins encoded by one window of uncultured Bacteroides sp.:
- a CDS encoding GDSL-type esterase/lipase family protein: protein MKSFVQLSVAILLFFTAPCFSKGINKIDNSKRAVHVSYILLNGQAVSKGNSLDADGNIHKFKDPLLRLIRTKSKSPKGTILLIPGGDYQVLKVKNEGQMTAKFLNAENFDVAILDYHVASGLQTRDLALVDALKAFRLLKKDCKYLGLCGDRFCIMGFSAGGHLAARVVQRLSEKEQPNDLILISPSYLDEKISGTVYPAVLPPVKPLARLLTVIPVNEDKALATSCEEYAKTWKGYDGSATFQLLTDSTYISEKNQNPMDKKYKLSRILKTSLEAKSEIQVAGINPASVPVAGYNPKRHAEKLVLVAKEKFDLIMIGNSITNNFEKPQYQPVWNQFFAPRKAVNLGFSGYRTENLIWNIQNGELEGQSPKVVVLEIGTNNIDEKHYPTRHTAGQLAGGIEAIVKLMREKLPDAKIILLRCFPGCYGGPNPTSHRLILERASDIVSKIADGKHIFYCDVNHVFLNMDGSINHEMMSDWLHPTPAGAKAWAQAMEPLLSELMGDKSLDTEIPSNTAIVPVPKLENDSYDWWTRHSDVLSIKDSINPEIVLIGNSITHFWGGLPQLKYANGQLRTPNGPKVWDSLFGKYRVLNLGFGWDRTQNVLWRLDHGELDGLHPRTVIIHIGTNNTSETPNAPMNTAPEIVEGIRAICMRVRSKVPGAKIVLMSVFPREQSPTHPRRILINEINRNLELFAKENNITLLNIGPKMLAPDGTLPKDIASDFCHPTEKGYQIWADAIRPFISEP from the coding sequence ATGAAATCATTTGTCCAACTATCAGTAGCTATATTACTCTTTTTTACGGCTCCATGTTTTTCTAAAGGCATAAATAAGATTGATAATTCGAAGAGGGCAGTCCATGTAAGTTACATATTACTCAACGGGCAAGCCGTCTCAAAAGGAAATTCTCTTGATGCAGATGGAAATATTCATAAATTCAAAGATCCTTTACTTCGCTTGATTCGTACAAAGTCAAAATCACCCAAAGGTACTATTTTGCTAATTCCTGGAGGTGATTATCAAGTCTTGAAAGTAAAAAACGAAGGTCAAATGACTGCTAAGTTTCTTAATGCAGAAAACTTTGATGTTGCCATTCTTGATTATCATGTGGCATCTGGTTTGCAAACCCGTGATCTGGCTTTGGTTGATGCGTTGAAAGCATTCCGGCTTCTAAAGAAAGATTGTAAGTATTTAGGTTTATGTGGTGATCGGTTTTGTATTATGGGATTTTCGGCTGGTGGCCATCTTGCAGCACGAGTGGTTCAAAGACTTAGTGAAAAGGAACAACCTAACGATTTGATTCTTATTTCTCCTTCATATTTAGACGAAAAGATAAGCGGTACAGTGTATCCTGCAGTATTGCCTCCGGTAAAACCATTAGCCAGATTACTCACAGTTATTCCGGTTAATGAAGATAAAGCTTTGGCCACAAGTTGTGAGGAATATGCTAAAACATGGAAAGGATATGATGGCTCAGCAACGTTTCAGTTGTTAACAGATAGTACTTATATCTCTGAAAAGAATCAAAATCCGATGGACAAGAAATATAAATTGTCCCGAATCCTTAAAACTTCACTTGAAGCTAAATCAGAAATACAGGTAGCTGGTATTAATCCTGCTAGTGTTCCAGTAGCCGGATATAACCCTAAACGTCATGCTGAAAAGCTTGTTCTTGTAGCAAAGGAAAAGTTTGATCTGATAATGATTGGTAATTCAATTACCAACAATTTTGAAAAGCCTCAGTATCAACCTGTCTGGAATCAGTTCTTTGCTCCACGTAAAGCTGTGAATCTTGGTTTCAGCGGTTACCGTACCGAGAATCTTATCTGGAATATTCAAAATGGTGAGCTCGAAGGACAATCCCCAAAAGTTGTTGTTCTGGAAATCGGTACCAATAATATTGATGAGAAGCATTATCCTACACGTCATACTGCCGGCCAACTTGCTGGAGGAATAGAGGCTATTGTTAAGCTCATGCGTGAAAAATTGCCTGATGCAAAGATTATATTACTACGTTGCTTTCCTGGTTGCTACGGCGGACCAAATCCGACTTCGCATCGTCTGATTCTTGAGCGGGCTTCTGATATTGTATCTAAGATTGCTGATGGGAAACATATTTTCTATTGCGATGTGAACCATGTGTTTCTTAATATGGATGGGTCGATTAATCACGAAATGATGTCTGATTGGTTACATCCTACTCCAGCAGGAGCAAAAGCTTGGGCACAGGCTATGGAACCTTTACTTTCTGAACTGATGGGTGACAAATCATTAGACACAGAGATTCCTTCAAATACAGCTATTGTACCGGTGCCAAAGCTGGAAAATGATAGTTATGATTGGTGGACCCGCCATTCAGATGTGCTTAGTATCAAGGATTCTATTAACCCCGAGATTGTTCTTATAGGCAATTCCATTACTCATTTCTGGGGTGGTTTACCACAATTGAAATATGCAAACGGACAACTCAGAACTCCTAATGGGCCAAAAGTCTGGGATTCGTTATTTGGTAAATATCGCGTGCTTAACCTTGGCTTTGGTTGGGATCGCACTCAGAATGTGCTTTGGCGACTTGATCACGGAGAACTTGATGGACTTCATCCACGTACGGTTATTATTCATATAGGTACAAATAATACCAGTGAAACTCCCAATGCCCCAATGAATACGGCACCGGAAATAGTGGAAGGTATACGTGCTATCTGCATGCGTGTTCGCTCAAAAGTGCCCGGAGCAAAAATAGTTCTAATGTCTGTTTTCCCGCGCGAACAAAGCCCAACACATCCGCGGAGAATTCTAATCAACGAAATAAACCGGAATCTAGAACTCTTCGCGAAAGAGAATAATATCACTCTTTTAAATATTGGTCCCAAAATGCTGGCACCTGATGGTACACTACCCAAAGATATTGCATCCGACTTTTGTCATCCTACGGAAAAAGGATATCAAATCTGGGCAGATGCCATTCGTCCATTCATCTCCGAGCCATGA
- the ccsA gene encoding cytochrome c biogenesis protein CcsA, with translation MKKQIPFGIYIAIIVCMAMATFVEKVYGTDVTFSLIYNSWWFICLWIFLTIAGFLYMLKKLHYKCKAPFLLHSSLVLILAGALVTHLTSVSGIIHLRKDLPTKIFMEKKGDIIHFLPFSIMLNEFRIQNYPGTEAPMDYVSLVTVTENNSQTKADISMNHILTHRGYRFLQSSFDDDGKGSYLSVNYDPWGILITYSGYLLLAISMILVLVSKEGEFRRLLQHPLLKKLTFIFILLLTYGHSNAAELPVLPADVAAKFGRVQILYNDRMAPLQTVARDFTLKLCGMPSYNGFTAEQIFTAWIFFPDQWSSESIIKVKSVKLQEMLCVGKMASLNQFFTTDKKYKLQQYYNAINQGEQQNPLSKAIIETDERVELIKMLQSGEMLKLFPCNWRGRIQWLSPKSDFPVGYSKAKVAFSNQLLSVIRGVSMKHQSDDVIQYIDKLRRFQINEGGQTVLSERRIDAERLYNRMNASSILFPFNLTLGLLGFILFLFAIIKMKRSGVAKETVSNHATTGDISRFGSYSFIHKIQIALVVLLSFSFIFHTFSLALRTYISDRLPLSNGYEIMQFIAWLTMLFSLIFSRKFILITSFGFLLSGFTLLVSSLGQMNPQITPLMPVLLSPWLSLHVSLIMMSYALFSFTVINAVTALILNLYNLKEEVTSLTLVSRLLLYPATFLLGLGIFIGAVWANESWNSYWMWDPKEVWALISFMVYALALHTKSFKNMSKPLFFHVYMIFSFLTVLMTYFGVNYFLGGMHSYNG, from the coding sequence ATGAAAAAACAAATACCGTTTGGAATATATATTGCAATCATTGTATGTATGGCTATGGCTACTTTTGTAGAGAAAGTGTATGGAACTGATGTTACATTCTCATTGATTTATAATTCCTGGTGGTTTATTTGTTTGTGGATCTTTCTTACGATTGCCGGATTTCTTTATATGCTAAAGAAATTACATTATAAATGTAAAGCTCCTTTCTTATTGCACAGTTCGCTAGTGTTGATACTTGCAGGAGCACTGGTAACACACCTTACCAGCGTAAGTGGCATAATCCATTTAAGGAAAGATTTGCCAACGAAAATATTCATGGAAAAGAAAGGAGATATAATTCATTTTTTGCCATTTTCTATCATGCTGAATGAATTCAGGATTCAAAATTATCCAGGTACTGAAGCTCCGATGGATTACGTTTCACTAGTTACTGTGACAGAAAATAATTCTCAGACCAAAGCTGATATTTCAATGAATCATATTCTTACTCATCGTGGCTATCGGTTTCTACAAAGCTCTTTCGATGATGATGGGAAAGGCTCTTATTTATCTGTAAACTATGATCCTTGGGGTATACTCATTACTTATAGCGGTTATTTGCTGCTAGCCATTTCTATGATTTTAGTGTTAGTTTCAAAAGAAGGTGAATTCCGCAGACTTTTACAACATCCGCTGCTAAAGAAACTCACTTTTATCTTTATATTACTGTTGACTTATGGTCATTCTAATGCTGCTGAACTACCAGTCTTACCAGCAGATGTGGCTGCTAAGTTTGGACGTGTACAAATTCTCTACAACGATAGAATGGCACCATTACAAACTGTGGCCAGAGATTTTACTCTGAAGCTTTGTGGCATGCCATCATATAATGGATTCACTGCCGAGCAGATATTTACAGCATGGATATTCTTCCCTGATCAGTGGTCTTCAGAATCAATAATTAAAGTGAAGAGTGTGAAACTGCAAGAAATGTTGTGTGTTGGTAAAATGGCATCATTAAACCAGTTCTTTACTACTGATAAAAAATATAAATTGCAGCAATATTACAATGCGATAAATCAAGGAGAGCAACAAAATCCACTTTCCAAGGCTATAATAGAAACAGATGAGCGAGTTGAATTGATAAAAATGTTGCAAAGTGGAGAGATGCTAAAGTTGTTTCCTTGCAATTGGAGAGGGCGCATACAATGGTTATCTCCTAAATCTGATTTTCCTGTAGGCTATTCAAAGGCTAAAGTCGCATTTTCAAATCAGCTTCTCTCTGTTATACGGGGGGTATCAATGAAACATCAATCTGATGATGTGATTCAATACATTGACAAGCTTCGCAGATTTCAAATTAATGAAGGAGGGCAAACTGTTTTGTCTGAACGTCGTATTGATGCAGAACGGCTTTATAATAGAATGAATGCTTCAAGCATATTGTTTCCTTTTAATCTAACATTAGGGTTACTAGGGTTTATCCTTTTTCTATTTGCAATTATAAAAATGAAAAGATCAGGAGTTGCTAAAGAAACAGTCTCCAATCATGCAACTACTGGTGACATTTCAAGATTTGGCTCTTATTCATTTATACACAAAATTCAGATCGCCTTAGTTGTTTTACTATCATTCTCATTTATATTTCATACATTTTCTCTGGCGCTTCGTACGTACATAAGTGATCGGCTACCTTTAAGTAATGGCTATGAGATTATGCAGTTTATAGCTTGGCTAACAATGTTGTTCTCATTAATTTTTAGTCGTAAGTTTATTTTGATAACTAGTTTCGGCTTCCTACTGTCAGGTTTTACTTTACTGGTTTCTTCTTTGGGTCAGATGAATCCACAAATCACCCCATTGATGCCTGTATTATTATCACCTTGGCTCAGTTTGCATGTATCGTTGATAATGATGAGTTATGCATTGTTCTCATTTACAGTGATAAATGCTGTTACTGCACTTATATTAAATCTTTATAACCTCAAAGAGGAAGTAACTAGTCTCACACTAGTTTCTCGTTTGTTACTTTACCCAGCAACATTCTTGTTAGGCTTAGGTATTTTTATTGGTGCTGTTTGGGCCAATGAGAGTTGGAACAGTTATTGGATGTGGGATCCAAAAGAGGTGTGGGCGCTTATTTCTTTTATGGTCTATGCATTGGCACTCCATACAAAATCATTTAAGAACATGAGTAAACCTCTTTTCTTTCATGTTTATATGATTTTTTCTTTTCTGACTGTATTGATGACTTATTTTGGTGTGAATTATTTTCTAGGTGGAATGCATAGTTACAACGGATAA
- a CDS encoding glycoside hydrolase family 27 protein, whose translation MNKYFLLFFLFSLTSISSLKAQKFDELAKTPPMGWNSWNRFACDINEEIIRGVADKMVESGLRDAGYIYLNLDDCWHGKRDSLGFITADPVKFPSGIKALADYIHSKGLKIGIYSDAGRQTCGGRPGSFGHEYQDAQMYAKWGIDYLKYDWCTTEDINPVGAYHLMSDAIRAAGRPILFSMCEWGHSKPWTWAKDTGHMWRTTGDIYNCFDCVDEHPGWKAFGVMQILDMQEGLRKYAGPGHWNDPDMLEVGNGQAVNQDRAHFTMWCMLAAPLILGNDVRNMSAETKKIVMNKDVIALDQDTLGVQGLKVATQDSIEVWFKPLAEGDWAFCLLNRSKVDKEYSIHWQKFNFDDEVSKRSTNFYNTTYAINNLWTKKSEGNTSKDKKVLVPSQDVVLYRLSKAK comes from the coding sequence ATGAATAAGTATTTTCTTTTATTCTTTCTATTCAGTCTTACTAGTATCTCTTCTTTGAAAGCCCAGAAATTTGACGAATTGGCAAAGACTCCTCCTATGGGATGGAACAGCTGGAATCGGTTTGCATGTGATATTAATGAAGAAATTATCCGTGGGGTTGCGGATAAGATGGTAGAAAGCGGACTTCGTGATGCCGGATACATTTATTTAAATCTCGACGATTGCTGGCATGGCAAGCGTGATAGTCTGGGTTTTATTACAGCTGATCCAGTGAAATTCCCTTCCGGCATTAAGGCTTTGGCTGATTATATTCATTCAAAAGGTCTGAAAATTGGTATCTATTCAGATGCTGGTCGGCAAACATGTGGTGGCCGTCCTGGAAGTTTCGGTCACGAATATCAGGATGCACAGATGTATGCAAAATGGGGAATAGATTATCTGAAATACGACTGGTGTACCACCGAAGATATAAATCCGGTTGGTGCTTATCACCTTATGAGTGATGCTATTCGAGCAGCCGGACGTCCTATTTTGTTCAGTATGTGTGAATGGGGACACAGTAAACCCTGGACTTGGGCAAAAGATACAGGACACATGTGGCGTACAACCGGAGATATTTATAATTGTTTTGATTGCGTAGATGAACATCCGGGTTGGAAGGCTTTTGGTGTGATGCAGATTTTGGATATGCAGGAAGGTCTTCGTAAATATGCCGGTCCTGGCCATTGGAATGACCCGGATATGCTTGAAGTTGGTAATGGACAAGCTGTAAACCAGGATCGCGCACATTTTACCATGTGGTGTATGTTGGCTGCTCCACTTATTTTAGGAAATGATGTCCGTAATATGTCTGCTGAAACAAAGAAAATAGTGATGAACAAAGATGTTATTGCTCTTGATCAGGATACATTGGGAGTGCAAGGCCTGAAGGTGGCTACTCAAGACAGCATTGAAGTTTGGTTTAAACCTCTTGCAGAAGGCGACTGGGCTTTTTGTTTACTCAATCGTTCCAAAGTAGATAAAGAATATTCTATCCACTGGCAGAAATTTAATTTTGATGATGAAGTATCTAAACGTTCCACTAATTTTTATAACACAACATATGCAATAAATAATTTGTGGACAAAGAAATCAGAAGGGAATACCAGCAAAGATAAAAAAGTGTTAGTCCCTTCTCAGGACGTTGTCTTATACCGATTAAGTAAAGCGAAATAA
- a CDS encoding IS982 family transposase has translation MSNFNANYGKILEILQQIESKMNFLNQIRKPRLSDIELIAIDLTSEYMGIDSEYQLFRILPDKLSLRIERSVYNRRRRKLFYFKEQLRKRIVFQISSSRDYFIVDSMPLEVCKLSRSRRGGICRETFETSPDKGYCATQRMYYYGYKLHAICTIDGVFSDFDLTKASVHDIHYLEDVKQNHYDCTILGDKGYLSVNYQLDLFEENNIKLEVPMRNNQHGYAKQYIVFRKARKRIETLFSQLCDQFMIRRNYAKSFNGFKTRIHSKIMALTLIQLINKLNNRNINNIKTCIA, from the coding sequence ATGAGCAACTTCAATGCAAATTACGGAAAAATATTAGAGATATTGCAACAAATAGAGTCTAAAATGAATTTTCTTAATCAGATTCGTAAACCCAGGTTATCAGATATCGAATTGATTGCTATTGATTTAACCTCAGAATATATGGGTATTGACTCTGAATATCAACTATTCAGGATTCTCCCTGATAAATTGAGTTTAAGGATTGAACGAAGCGTTTATAATAGAAGAAGACGTAAATTATTTTATTTCAAAGAACAGTTGCGTAAACGAATAGTTTTTCAGATTAGTTCGAGCAGGGATTATTTCATAGTAGATAGTATGCCTTTAGAAGTTTGTAAATTAAGTCGCAGTAGACGAGGTGGCATTTGTAGGGAAACTTTTGAAACCTCACCTGATAAAGGTTATTGTGCAACACAACGGATGTATTACTATGGTTATAAACTGCATGCAATATGTACTATTGATGGGGTTTTCTCGGATTTCGACTTAACAAAAGCATCCGTACATGATATTCATTATCTCGAAGATGTTAAGCAGAATCATTATGACTGTACTATTCTGGGAGATAAAGGATATTTGAGTGTTAATTATCAGTTGGATCTATTTGAAGAAAACAACATTAAACTAGAAGTTCCCATGAGAAATAATCAGCATGGGTATGCTAAGCAATATATTGTTTTTAGAAAAGCCAGAAAAAGAATTGAAACGTTATTCTCTCAGTTATGTGATCAGTTTATGATTCGTCGGAATTACGCTAAGTCTTTCAATGGATTTAAAACTAGAATTCATTCGAAAATTATGGCTCTAACTCTTATTCAGCTAATTAATAAATTAAATAATAGAAATATTAATAACATCAAAACATGTATTGCCTAA
- a CDS encoding metallophosphoesterase yields MKRYAFVLFSLVSLCSELSGRGCYLSGDGNQKIRFAVLSDVHLQDTTYVSSMDSQLHSTRLFNENYLAFLAALDDVARRDIHYILLPGDLTDDGQLMNVRKVREILDSYSARHDMHFLLMTGNHDPSRPFITSDSLGEMKRLGYKDIHREWCSFGFWPQKEYLFWATPFSTYNYENYNYEEAVLQADWGKRTYVYKGKKPAIPDGSYLVEPVKGLWVLAIDASVYNPQVVVGDSIQTFDGAKGGYNDVLKIKSYLLPWITKVAAEAKKYGKKLVAFSHYPMADYNDGVAKYITDIAAPGKFDVYRFPNPAIAELLADAGVTIHFGGHIHMNNEEVYVSKKGNHLLNVQVPSTAGYIPAYKILTLDKKGKIKVETVSLDSVKGFNSFFPRYRAEHDSLRKVGKQPLWSESILDSKTYRQFCEAHLKELTRLRYLPNDLKTEARTCFAPMTAAELFAYAGIKGVKAADWTGFDMLVDFYKLRFGGKLALKDIDFQRLEQYKKIARKLVREKPITDFDKFLASFCRIFLAHLED; encoded by the coding sequence GTGAAAAGATATGCGTTTGTGTTATTCTCTTTGGTAAGCCTCTGCTCGGAACTTTCGGGTAGAGGTTGTTACCTTTCTGGTGATGGTAATCAGAAAATAAGGTTCGCTGTATTGTCGGATGTTCATTTACAGGACACTACTTATGTTAGTTCTATGGACTCTCAGTTGCATTCCACCCGCTTGTTCAACGAAAATTATTTAGCTTTTCTGGCAGCTCTTGATGATGTAGCGCGAAGAGATATCCATTACATTCTTCTACCAGGTGATTTGACCGATGATGGACAATTGATGAATGTGCGCAAGGTGCGTGAAATACTCGATTCTTATTCAGCTCGTCATGATATGCATTTTCTTTTGATGACAGGTAATCACGACCCGTCACGTCCTTTCATCACTTCTGATTCGTTAGGTGAAATGAAACGGTTGGGATATAAGGATATACACCGTGAATGGTGTTCTTTTGGGTTCTGGCCGCAAAAAGAGTATCTGTTTTGGGCTACTCCGTTCAGTACTTACAATTATGAAAATTACAACTATGAAGAGGCTGTCCTACAAGCTGACTGGGGTAAGCGAACTTATGTTTATAAAGGAAAGAAGCCGGCTATTCCCGACGGTAGCTACCTAGTAGAACCCGTAAAGGGACTATGGGTATTGGCTATCGATGCCTCAGTTTACAATCCCCAAGTTGTTGTGGGTGACAGTATACAGACTTTTGATGGAGCAAAGGGGGGATATAATGATGTGCTGAAAATAAAATCTTATCTTTTGCCTTGGATTACAAAGGTCGCTGCCGAGGCTAAAAAGTATGGAAAGAAACTGGTGGCTTTCAGTCATTATCCAATGGCGGACTATAATGACGGGGTGGCTAAATATATTACCGACATTGCCGCTCCCGGCAAGTTCGATGTGTATCGTTTCCCAAATCCTGCCATTGCTGAGTTGTTGGCCGATGCTGGTGTGACAATTCATTTTGGCGGTCATATCCACATGAACAATGAAGAAGTGTATGTGTCGAAGAAAGGTAATCACCTGTTGAATGTGCAGGTTCCCTCTACTGCTGGCTATATTCCTGCTTATAAGATTCTTACATTGGATAAAAAAGGAAAAATTAAAGTTGAGACTGTTTCATTGGACTCTGTAAAAGGATTTAATAGTTTTTTCCCTCGTTACCGGGCAGAGCATGATTCTTTGCGTAAAGTAGGTAAGCAACCTTTGTGGAGTGAGTCGATACTTGATTCAAAGACCTATCGACAATTTTGCGAAGCTCATTTAAAAGAGTTAACTCGCCTGCGTTATCTTCCGAACGATTTAAAAACTGAGGCAAGAACTTGTTTTGCTCCGATGACGGCTGCAGAACTATTCGCTTATGCAGGCATTAAAGGAGTAAAAGCTGCCGATTGGACAGGTTTTGACATGCTTGTAGATTTTTATAAGCTTCGTTTTGGTGGCAAACTGGCACTGAAGGACATTGATTTCCAACGGTTGGAACAATATAAGAAAATAGCCCGGAAGTTGGTTCGGGAAAAGCCGATAACAGATTTTGATAAGTTTCTTGCCAGTTTTTGTCGCATATTTCTGGCACACTTAGAAGACTAA
- a CDS encoding glycosyl hydrolase family 28 protein, which translates to MRIKLLLAILGLGLLTACHNNKRTDFDIRDYGAKGDSITDNAEAIQEAIDACNNAGGGRVIVPGDGVYMAGPFTVASYVDLHLEANAKLLANPDEKVYKTSAFRDNKGEGMLWISGKNIEQFSISGKGKIDGNGVAFMGKELEDSYELKPVHVLDPRPHLLTLINGKDIRIKDVVIGNSAYWTVHLLGCNDVVVDGVSILNNLKIRNGDGIDVDHSKNVRISNCFIESGDDCICLKNRREYEELGPCENILVTNCTMTSRSCAIKIGSENMDRISHVVVNNCIIRNSNRGIGIQNRDEGTVENVIFSNILVDCKLFSNVWWGKSEAIYVTAYTRKAGDHKDAGWRFPKGMADYEVGAVTNISFNNIKCESENGVFVGADKKDKIQNLYFDQVDLMICKRTNFEGGIYDKRPCNGTEFVKGKTYGFYLDNASNVTIRNSSVRWGDTRPAYFADTMFSQNVDGLVTFNFK; encoded by the coding sequence ATGAGAATAAAGTTATTATTAGCCATTTTGGGATTAGGGCTTTTGACAGCCTGTCATAACAATAAACGCACTGATTTTGATATTCGCGATTATGGGGCGAAAGGAGATAGCATCACAGATAATGCAGAGGCTATTCAAGAAGCTATTGATGCCTGTAATAACGCAGGGGGCGGGCGCGTAATTGTTCCGGGTGATGGTGTGTACATGGCAGGACCGTTTACCGTGGCCTCTTATGTAGATCTGCACTTGGAAGCTAATGCCAAACTTTTGGCTAACCCGGATGAGAAAGTTTATAAAACAAGCGCTTTTCGCGACAACAAAGGTGAAGGGATGTTGTGGATTAGTGGAAAGAATATAGAACAGTTTTCTATTAGCGGTAAGGGTAAGATTGATGGAAATGGTGTAGCCTTTATGGGTAAGGAACTGGAAGATTCTTATGAATTGAAACCAGTGCATGTACTTGATCCCCGTCCGCATTTGCTGACCCTGATTAATGGAAAGGATATTCGTATTAAGGATGTAGTTATTGGTAATTCAGCCTATTGGACTGTACACTTGTTGGGCTGCAATGATGTGGTTGTTGACGGTGTTAGCATTCTGAATAATCTGAAAATTCGTAATGGAGACGGCATTGATGTTGATCACTCTAAGAATGTACGTATCAGCAATTGCTTCATAGAATCGGGCGATGACTGTATCTGTCTGAAGAATCGCCGCGAATATGAGGAACTGGGTCCTTGTGAAAATATTTTAGTGACCAATTGTACAATGACCTCTCGTTCTTGTGCCATCAAAATTGGTTCAGAGAATATGGATCGCATCAGTCATGTAGTGGTTAATAATTGTATTATTAGAAATAGTAACCGAGGTATCGGAATTCAGAACCGTGATGAGGGTACAGTGGAAAATGTGATATTCTCTAATATTTTAGTTGATTGCAAGCTCTTTTCAAATGTGTGGTGGGGAAAATCTGAAGCTATTTATGTGACGGCCTATACTCGTAAAGCAGGTGATCATAAGGATGCTGGTTGGCGTTTTCCTAAGGGAATGGCCGACTATGAGGTGGGTGCTGTCACTAACATCAGCTTCAACAATATTAAGTGCGAGAGTGAAAATGGTGTATTTGTGGGTGCCGACAAAAAGGATAAGATTCAGAATCTTTATTTTGACCAGGTGGATCTGATGATTTGCAAGCGTACCAACTTTGAAGGTGGCATTTATGACAAGCGTCCTTGCAATGGTACCGAATTTGTAAAGGGAAAAACTTATGGATTCTATCTTGACAATGCATCCAATGTAACTATACGTAACTCTTCTGTACGTTGGGGAGATACTCGTCCGGCTTATTTTGCCGACACAATGTTTAGCCAGAATGTGGATGGCTTAGTTACTTTCAATTTTAAATGA